Proteins from a single region of Akkermansiaceae bacterium:
- a CDS encoding DEAD/DEAH box helicase codes for MKRLAAIVRKEPTLVEWLRSGLWRSGFDRGSLGRAQGYLDFVSVVDTEHVPGESVSCAARVEGNRATPYRSHVTFVRTSRGWFLDALCSCPVGLYCKHDAAIILAMLEDVSPPPPSAPAMVKVPMLEPGILDWLGEMGSGFSSAEGGKKLSKANEARFLAFCLREERYSLAGRRTWYLSMRVGLRKRDGVTIQETMANADPSNPPKYMAREDFIPASLYHQLKRRTGAWNELRCEGKGWEEMLDAMLATGRFYLWNSRRAEWRNAAQGPEVDVKPGWTSEKDGAMRPVLEFADDHPRSVLPLVPPYYVDEEAGEIGRLAGGLSPGLLTSWLKGPKVAPSQVDLLSARLSEMSAELPAPKPMETVELPAVAPVPHLRIIRKGIFSYGSSSSVIAAELRFRYGAGPLLEPLAASGGGASHSEVQEGKIRIQPRSDKAEKAARSFLISSGFLPLPEVLPASLRDAGAASTYLLAGTDPHDKDAWLDFVERKGKAALVDAGWVVEVTRESGLIVRDAGELFAELEESPDHGIDWFRFDAAFELDGKRVTLIPIIASAIRMNLPTADSPDLPEHFMFPAGDLEDGMIRFPAKRLLEFVDQVRHLFQGNAAEDGPVRIDRLAAAGIADSFAMDDSGTLRALAELSRNLRDIKGLPEIAVPDGVQAELREYQREGFRWLRFLADHGLNGILADDMGLGKTLQTLAHIAAEKERGGGLPSLVIAPTSVVPNWLAEAGKFTPHLKVITLHGKDRAALFSGMESADLVITSYALAHRDIEVLAAREWDLCVLDEAQYIKNSKAVTTRSIRRLKARQRLCLSGTPMENHLGELWSLMHFLMPGFLGDENHFNSAFRRPIERDRSSGVQRALNRRIAPLVLRRTKDQVARDLPAKTEILHTIALSKKQTDLYESVRAAMDRRVRDAIAEKGLAKSHIIVLDALLKLRQICCHPPLLKTPASAKADSAKLDFLMDDLLPTLVEEGRRILLFSSFTTMLAEIGKRLQKLEVPFLTLTGSTRNRAELVGEFQEGRIPVFLISLKAGGTGLNLTAADTVIHYDPWWNPAAENQATDRAHRIGQVKPVFVHKLVCGGSVEERIIELQKHKAALVQALLEEETAKLKIDTETLSHLLAPLA; via the coding sequence ATGAAACGGCTGGCCGCCATTGTCCGGAAGGAGCCGACCTTGGTCGAGTGGCTCCGTTCCGGGTTGTGGCGTTCCGGCTTTGACCGCGGCTCCCTCGGGAGGGCGCAGGGCTACCTTGATTTCGTTTCGGTCGTCGATACCGAACATGTTCCCGGGGAATCCGTGTCCTGCGCGGCCCGGGTGGAGGGCAACCGCGCCACCCCGTACCGGTCGCACGTCACCTTTGTCAGAACCTCCCGCGGATGGTTTCTCGATGCACTCTGTTCCTGTCCGGTGGGACTTTATTGCAAGCATGATGCGGCCATCATCCTGGCAATGCTCGAGGATGTCTCTCCGCCACCCCCGAGCGCGCCTGCAATGGTGAAAGTACCCATGCTGGAGCCGGGCATCCTCGACTGGCTGGGGGAGATGGGATCTGGGTTTTCATCCGCTGAGGGCGGGAAGAAGCTTTCCAAGGCCAATGAGGCCCGCTTCCTCGCGTTCTGTCTGAGGGAGGAGCGGTATTCGCTGGCCGGGCGGCGCACGTGGTATCTTTCGATGCGGGTCGGCCTCCGGAAGCGCGATGGGGTCACCATCCAGGAAACGATGGCGAATGCGGACCCTTCCAATCCGCCGAAGTACATGGCGAGGGAGGATTTCATCCCCGCGTCCCTCTACCACCAGCTCAAGAGACGGACCGGTGCGTGGAACGAGCTGCGGTGCGAAGGGAAAGGGTGGGAAGAGATGCTGGACGCCATGCTGGCGACGGGGAGATTTTATCTCTGGAACTCCCGACGCGCGGAGTGGCGGAATGCCGCCCAAGGTCCGGAGGTCGATGTGAAACCCGGATGGACCAGCGAGAAGGATGGAGCCATGAGGCCGGTGCTGGAATTCGCCGATGACCATCCGCGGTCCGTCCTGCCCTTGGTGCCGCCCTACTATGTCGATGAGGAGGCCGGGGAAATCGGCAGGCTGGCCGGTGGGCTGTCGCCGGGCTTGCTCACCTCCTGGCTGAAGGGGCCGAAGGTCGCCCCATCCCAGGTGGATTTGCTTTCCGCCCGGCTTTCCGAAATGTCGGCTGAACTGCCTGCCCCGAAACCCATGGAGACGGTGGAGCTGCCCGCGGTGGCACCCGTCCCCCATCTGCGGATCATCAGGAAGGGCATCTTCTCCTACGGATCTTCCTCTTCTGTCATCGCCGCGGAACTCCGCTTCCGCTACGGGGCGGGACCATTGCTGGAGCCGCTCGCGGCTTCCGGCGGCGGCGCGTCCCATTCGGAAGTCCAGGAAGGGAAAATCCGCATCCAGCCCCGCAGCGACAAGGCGGAGAAAGCCGCGCGTAGTTTCCTCATCTCTTCGGGCTTCCTGCCATTGCCGGAGGTCCTGCCCGCCAGTCTGCGTGACGCGGGCGCCGCATCCACCTATCTGCTCGCGGGGACCGACCCACACGACAAGGATGCCTGGCTCGATTTCGTCGAAAGGAAAGGAAAGGCCGCCCTGGTGGATGCCGGCTGGGTCGTCGAGGTCACCCGGGAGTCAGGGTTGATCGTGCGGGATGCCGGTGAGCTTTTCGCCGAACTGGAGGAGTCACCTGACCATGGCATCGACTGGTTCCGGTTCGATGCCGCCTTCGAGCTGGATGGGAAGCGGGTGACCCTCATCCCCATCATCGCGTCAGCCATCCGGATGAATCTCCCCACCGCGGACTCTCCGGATCTGCCGGAGCATTTCATGTTCCCGGCAGGTGATCTGGAGGATGGCATGATCCGATTCCCGGCGAAGCGCCTGCTGGAGTTCGTGGATCAGGTCAGGCACCTGTTCCAGGGAAATGCGGCGGAGGATGGACCTGTGCGGATCGACCGCCTCGCGGCGGCGGGCATCGCGGATTCCTTCGCGATGGATGACAGCGGGACGCTGCGTGCGCTCGCTGAGCTTTCGCGGAACCTGCGCGACATCAAAGGTCTTCCCGAGATCGCGGTTCCGGATGGGGTGCAGGCGGAGCTCCGTGAATACCAGAGGGAGGGCTTTCGCTGGCTGCGGTTCCTGGCGGACCATGGCTTGAACGGCATCCTCGCGGATGACATGGGCCTCGGGAAGACACTGCAGACGCTGGCGCACATCGCCGCGGAAAAGGAGCGGGGCGGCGGCCTGCCCTCGTTGGTCATCGCGCCGACGTCCGTCGTGCCGAACTGGCTGGCGGAAGCCGGGAAATTCACCCCGCATCTGAAAGTCATCACCCTCCATGGAAAGGACCGCGCCGCTTTGTTCTCCGGGATGGAGTCAGCGGATCTCGTCATCACGTCCTATGCCCTGGCGCACCGGGACATCGAGGTGTTGGCGGCCCGGGAGTGGGACCTTTGTGTCCTGGATGAAGCGCAATACATCAAGAACTCCAAGGCCGTCACCACCCGCAGCATCCGGCGGCTGAAGGCCCGCCAGCGCCTGTGCCTTTCGGGCACGCCCATGGAGAACCACCTCGGGGAGCTGTGGAGCCTCATGCACTTCCTCATGCCCGGCTTCCTGGGGGATGAAAACCATTTCAACTCGGCTTTCCGCCGTCCCATCGAACGGGACCGTTCCTCCGGCGTGCAGCGCGCCCTCAACCGCCGGATCGCGCCGTTGGTCCTGCGGCGGACAAAGGACCAGGTGGCGCGCGATTTGCCGGCGAAGACGGAGATCCTCCACACCATCGCGTTGTCGAAGAAGCAGACCGACCTCTACGAAAGCGTCCGCGCGGCCATGGACAGGCGGGTGCGGGATGCCATCGCGGAAAAGGGCCTCGCGAAGTCACACATCATCGTCCTGGATGCCCTCCTGAAGCTGCGCCAGATCTGCTGCCATCCGCCGTTGTTGAAAACCCCGGCTTCGGCGAAGGCGGACTCCGCGAAGCTGGATTTCCTGATGGATGACCTGCTCCCTACGTTGGTGGAGGAAGGTCGCCGCATCCTGCTTTTCTCCAGCTTCACCACCATGCTCGCGGAGATCGGGAAACGGCTGCAGAAGCTGGAGGTGCCGTTCCTCACCCTCACCGGCAGCACCCGGAACCGTGCGGAACTGGTGGGTGAGTTCCAGGAAGGCCGCATCCCCGTCTTCCTCATTTCGCTGAAGGCGGGCGGCACCGGCCTCAACCTGACTGCGGCGGATACCGTCATCCACTACGATCCGTGGTGGAATCCCGCGGCGGAAAACCAGGCGACCGACCGTGCCCACCGCATCGGCCAGGTGAAGCCCGTGTTCGTTCACAAGCTCGTCTGCGGAGGGTCCGTGGAGGAGCGCATCATCGAGCTGCAGAAGCACAAGGCCGCCCTCGTCCAGGCGCTGCTGGAGGAGGAAACAGCCAAGTTGAAGATCGACACGGAGACCCTGTCCCATCTTCTGGCTCCGCTGGCGTGA
- a CDS encoding rhomboid family intramembrane serine protease — protein MSNPPSLPPEGYRIPSQNKWFRHGLFLVGMPVEIRQTITVKKPWFTWIFSSLLVLCSIAFWVDPDVWRPLVFHPASTGLTWWLGAFGYTFLHADPLHLAGNLYFLLIFGNNVECRFGRRRTMGLFFASSVTGAFLHGLANVHPLIGASGGVFGVVTFYALLFPHARILWLPFGWMVNAGMLLLGRKFVARGMSVKAFIILYFALQFLLLHQQIFLNGTVSALAHLGGGLAGVVIWWAWKKNWLP, from the coding sequence GTGAGCAACCCTCCGTCGCTTCCCCCGGAAGGATACCGCATCCCCAGCCAGAACAAGTGGTTCCGCCATGGGCTGTTCCTCGTCGGCATGCCCGTCGAGATCCGCCAGACCATCACGGTCAAGAAGCCCTGGTTCACGTGGATTTTCTCCAGCCTGCTGGTGCTCTGCAGCATCGCCTTCTGGGTGGATCCGGATGTCTGGCGGCCGCTCGTTTTCCATCCGGCATCCACCGGACTGACCTGGTGGCTGGGGGCCTTCGGCTACACCTTTCTCCACGCGGATCCGCTCCACCTGGCGGGCAACCTCTACTTCCTCCTCATTTTCGGCAACAACGTGGAATGCCGCTTCGGCCGCAGGCGCACCATGGGGCTTTTCTTCGCTTCATCCGTCACCGGAGCCTTCCTCCACGGCCTCGCGAATGTGCACCCGCTCATCGGTGCGAGCGGCGGTGTCTTTGGCGTGGTCACCTTCTACGCCCTGCTGTTTCCACATGCCCGTATCCTGTGGCTGCCGTTCGGCTGGATGGTGAATGCGGGAATGCTGCTCCTCGGCCGCAAGTTCGTCGCCCGCGGCATGTCGGTGAAGGCCTTCATCATCCTCTACTTTGCCCTCCAGTTCCTCCTGCTGCACCAGCAGATCTTCCTGAACGGCACGGTCTCCGCCCTCGCCCACCTGGGCGGCGGGCTGGCCGGCGTCGTCATCTGGTGGGCATGGAAAAAGAACTGGCTGCCGTGA
- a CDS encoding ABC transporter permease yields the protein MPSTDPRPLPGSLIGALLHPWTWRMAWRDSRTQRVRLLIFSMAIVSGIAALVAIHSLKASVQTGIATQAKELLGSDLQVSSRSPIAEDAITRLSGRATRVARETAFPSMMIFPAGGAKLVQVRGMEGGYPFYGTVKTTPADAWARLSERSGVLVEPALLDQFQAKVGDEVRLGSLRLKVLGVIDKGAPRPSRFSGFAPEAYVRLDDLRQSGLLGTNSMATHQLHLEIPVVPSAEKLKRDIRKEFPGTPWRLETPEDRQENLGDALDLFQRFLGILALSSLALGALGVAGAVQSHVNRRIPTVAILRCLGAPGQLASAIYIAQTAALGMLGAALGAGIGVALQVGVLSAFKDSLPISVAPAPEWAVVARTGLAGFAVCCGFALIPLLKIRQVSPAATLRSGATLTGGTLRTLPVYLLLAGLMALLAFTNDPDWKRGLALIGGLAAAFLVIIGVARGLMAITRRIVRPSWPYLLRQGISNLHRPGNQTLLFLLSLGLGTFLLLTILLAGNLVQQRLSITHSAENPNLYLIDVQPDQVDGVVSLVKGQGLPVLENAPMVTMRVQAIRGVPAAKAKGVPRWVANREFRSTYRDYLNPTEKLIAGEWHKTIPEPGGPVPLSLEEKVAKDMRVNLGDAVTLDVQGVPVEAKVTSIRKVDWSRFNLNFFMIFPPGALEGAPGFNVVTTRTPDAAASGKLQRALAGEHANVTPIDLTQILETVQEILSKISLVVTILGGFTLLAGLPIVIGTLLNGRDVRLKESVLLRTLGASAKQVRSILTVEYATLGFLSALTGVVLAAGANAALAVYVFKTSPWPDPVLIASTFGTVIGVSILGGLGLSRGVSNHPPLEILRHS from the coding sequence ATGCCATCGACTGATCCCCGTCCGCTGCCCGGCTCCCTCATCGGCGCGCTGCTCCATCCGTGGACATGGCGGATGGCATGGCGGGACAGCCGCACCCAGCGCGTGCGCCTGCTGATTTTCTCGATGGCCATCGTTTCCGGCATCGCCGCGCTGGTGGCCATCCACTCGCTGAAGGCCAGCGTGCAGACCGGCATCGCGACCCAGGCAAAGGAGCTGCTCGGCTCCGATCTTCAGGTCTCCTCCCGCTCACCCATCGCGGAGGACGCGATCACGCGGCTGTCCGGACGGGCCACGCGGGTAGCCCGCGAGACGGCGTTTCCCTCGATGATGATTTTCCCCGCAGGGGGTGCGAAGCTGGTGCAGGTGCGCGGCATGGAGGGCGGCTATCCGTTCTACGGAACGGTGAAGACGACTCCGGCGGATGCGTGGGCGCGTCTTTCCGAAAGGTCCGGGGTACTGGTGGAGCCGGCATTGCTCGACCAGTTCCAGGCGAAGGTGGGCGACGAGGTGAGGCTCGGCAGCTTGCGGCTAAAAGTCCTGGGCGTGATCGACAAGGGCGCGCCGCGGCCCAGCCGGTTCAGCGGCTTTGCCCCGGAAGCCTACGTCCGGCTGGATGACCTGCGGCAGAGCGGCCTGCTGGGGACGAACAGCATGGCGACCCACCAGCTCCACCTGGAGATCCCCGTGGTGCCCTCCGCCGAAAAGCTGAAGCGCGATATCCGGAAGGAATTTCCCGGCACGCCGTGGCGTCTGGAAACGCCGGAGGACCGGCAGGAAAATTTGGGCGATGCGCTGGATCTGTTCCAAAGGTTCCTGGGCATCCTCGCCCTTTCATCACTGGCGCTGGGTGCGCTGGGCGTGGCGGGTGCGGTGCAGTCGCATGTGAACCGGCGCATCCCCACAGTGGCCATCCTGCGCTGTCTGGGCGCGCCGGGGCAGCTCGCCTCCGCCATCTACATCGCGCAGACGGCGGCGCTCGGTATGCTGGGAGCGGCGCTGGGTGCGGGCATCGGCGTGGCGCTGCAGGTCGGGGTGTTGTCCGCGTTCAAGGACAGCCTGCCCATTTCCGTGGCTCCCGCACCGGAGTGGGCGGTGGTCGCCCGCACCGGATTGGCCGGGTTCGCCGTATGCTGCGGCTTCGCCCTCATCCCGCTGCTGAAGATCCGGCAGGTGTCCCCTGCCGCGACGCTGCGCTCCGGTGCCACATTGACCGGCGGCACGCTGCGGACGCTGCCTGTCTATCTGCTGCTCGCCGGGCTGATGGCGCTGCTGGCCTTCACGAATGACCCGGACTGGAAACGCGGGCTGGCGCTCATCGGCGGACTGGCGGCGGCGTTCCTCGTCATCATCGGCGTGGCGCGCGGGCTGATGGCGATCACCCGGCGGATCGTCCGGCCGTCGTGGCCCTACCTGCTGCGGCAGGGCATCTCCAACCTCCACCGGCCGGGCAACCAGACGCTGCTGTTCCTGCTTTCGCTGGGCCTTGGCACGTTCCTGCTGCTCACCATCCTGCTCGCAGGGAATCTGGTCCAGCAGCGCCTGAGCATCACCCACTCCGCGGAGAATCCGAACCTTTACCTCATCGACGTCCAGCCGGATCAGGTCGATGGCGTCGTTTCACTGGTGAAAGGCCAGGGGCTGCCGGTGCTGGAGAACGCACCGATGGTGACGATGCGCGTGCAGGCCATCCGCGGCGTGCCCGCCGCAAAGGCGAAGGGAGTCCCGCGATGGGTGGCGAACCGCGAGTTCCGCTCCACCTACCGCGACTACCTCAACCCCACCGAGAAGCTCATCGCCGGAGAGTGGCACAAGACCATCCCCGAGCCGGGCGGACCCGTGCCGCTGTCGCTGGAGGAAAAGGTCGCGAAGGACATGCGCGTGAACCTGGGCGATGCCGTAACGCTGGATGTGCAGGGCGTGCCGGTGGAGGCGAAGGTCACCAGCATCCGCAAGGTGGACTGGAGCCGCTTCAATCTGAATTTCTTCATGATCTTCCCGCCCGGCGCGCTGGAGGGCGCGCCCGGTTTCAACGTGGTCACCACCCGCACGCCGGATGCGGCGGCGTCCGGAAAACTCCAGCGCGCGCTGGCCGGAGAACACGCCAACGTCACGCCCATCGACCTCACGCAGATCCTCGAAACCGTGCAGGAGATCCTTTCGAAGATCTCGCTCGTCGTGACGATCCTCGGCGGCTTCACCCTGCTGGCAGGCCTGCCCATCGTCATCGGCACGCTGCTCAATGGCCGCGATGTCCGGCTGAAGGAAAGCGTGCTGCTCCGCACGCTGGGTGCGTCCGCGAAGCAGGTGCGCTCGATCCTCACGGTCGAATATGCGACGCTCGGATTCCTTTCCGCGCTGACCGGCGTGGTGCTGGCGGCGGGCGCGAACGCGGCGCTGGCGGTGTATGTCTTCAAGACGTCGCCGTGGCCGGATCCCGTTCTCATCGCTTCCACCTTCGGCACCGTGATCGGGGTTTCCATCCTCGGTGGGCTGGGGCTGAGCCGCGGGGTGTCCAACCATCCGCCGCTGGAGATCCTGCGCCATTCCTGA
- a CDS encoding ATP-binding cassette domain-containing protein — translation MPSARLESSPVAVKPPILEIHGLKKVHRTASHELTVLRDVHLSLEEGDTLAIIGPSGSGKTTLLGLCAGLDDATAGTVKLDGQALGELSQDARAALRNRLVGFVFQSFQLIPTLTAVENVLVPLELRGESGRPKEAEELLRQVGLGDRLDHYPLQLSGGEQQRVALARAFIHRPKILFADEPTGNLDAETSGPIVEMLLRLNREAGTALVLVTHDPALAAKTRRVVKMSGGTIIAEEQNAID, via the coding sequence ATGCCATCCGCCAGACTAGAATCGTCCCCAGTGGCTGTCAAACCGCCCATTCTCGAGATCCATGGATTGAAAAAGGTCCACCGCACCGCCTCCCATGAACTGACCGTGCTGCGGGACGTCCACCTGAGCCTGGAGGAGGGCGACACTCTGGCGATCATCGGGCCGTCAGGGAGCGGGAAGACGACTTTGTTAGGTCTCTGCGCCGGACTGGATGATGCCACCGCCGGGACGGTGAAACTGGACGGGCAGGCGCTCGGCGAACTTTCGCAGGATGCGCGGGCCGCGCTGCGGAACCGGCTGGTAGGCTTCGTTTTCCAGAGCTTCCAGCTCATCCCCACACTCACGGCGGTGGAGAACGTGCTGGTGCCACTGGAACTGCGCGGCGAAAGCGGAAGGCCGAAGGAGGCGGAGGAGCTGCTGCGCCAGGTAGGACTGGGCGACCGGCTGGATCACTATCCGCTGCAGCTTTCCGGCGGGGAGCAGCAGCGGGTGGCTCTGGCCCGTGCCTTCATCCACCGGCCGAAGATCCTCTTCGCGGATGAGCCGACGGGGAACCTGGACGCGGAAACGAGCGGCCCGATCGTGGAGATGCTGCTGCGCCTGAACCGTGAGGCGGGGACGGCGCTGGTGCTGGTGACCCATGATCCGGCGCTGGCGGCGAAGACGCGGCGGGTGGTGAAGATGAGCGGCGGAACCATCATCGCGGAGGAACAAAATGCCATCGACTGA
- a CDS encoding arylesterase — protein MAWMKWLALALLVVIGTGAGVSTAAAQNANGGKKRLVVLGDSITAGYGLDGGTSEAYPALIQKKIDDAGLAWTVANAGVSGDTTAGGLRRIDWALGKDGADVLLIALGGNDGLRGISPEQTEKNLLGIVAKARAKNPDMKIAIAGMQMPANMGQDYTDSFKAVFPKVAETEKTALIPFLLEGVGGNPELNQDDRIHPTAEGQKIIAGHIWEILKGLL, from the coding sequence ATGGCATGGATGAAATGGCTGGCGTTGGCGTTGCTGGTGGTGATCGGAACGGGCGCGGGAGTATCCACCGCGGCGGCGCAAAATGCAAACGGCGGAAAAAAGCGCCTCGTCGTCCTCGGTGACAGCATCACCGCCGGTTACGGCCTCGACGGCGGCACCTCGGAAGCCTACCCCGCCCTCATCCAGAAAAAGATCGATGATGCCGGCCTTGCCTGGACCGTCGCCAACGCCGGAGTCAGCGGAGACACCACCGCCGGCGGCCTGCGCCGGATCGACTGGGCGCTCGGCAAGGATGGCGCGGACGTCCTGCTCATCGCCCTCGGCGGCAACGACGGCCTGCGCGGCATCTCCCCGGAACAGACGGAGAAGAACCTGCTCGGCATCGTCGCCAAGGCGCGCGCGAAGAACCCGGACATGAAGATCGCCATCGCTGGCATGCAGATGCCCGCCAACATGGGCCAGGACTACACCGACTCATTCAAGGCCGTGTTCCCGAAAGTCGCGGAAACAGAAAAAACCGCTCTGATCCCGTTTTTGTTGGAAGGCGTCGGCGGCAACCCGGAACTGAATCAGGACGACCGCATCCACCCCACCGCAGAGGGGCAAAAGATCATCGCCGGGCATATCTGGGAAATCCTCAAGGGGCTGTTGTGA
- a CDS encoding DUF262 domain-containing protein, translated as MRWRFLVPFYQRGYRWREPQVKQLLEDIHEATSKDANVFYCIQPIVVAHRDGDSWELIDGQQRLTTINLILAAYGETPLEIRYERYGVGGGPESFDLPFGMEPIPDWHTFVELHPAKNTVDYFHLHEAWKTIGAWKQQHGGREWVAAVLKRTNVIWYQVAGGHAISEFIRFNSGKISLTPCELLKALFLSVGGGPERGRSEEEISGEWDQMEAALHDEDFWHFLKPGELALQAPNRIAVVFELLRPSSKEDGRAGDAYFTKVSKHVDGACLIGDWLEVRHCFLTLQEWFADRDTRHLVGFLRWARGRETSLRSMWEAGKSATRGGFRDWLKGRMREIIHRGGRSASWKDAIYGPDSHYIQDLLLWFNIRNLPPGMSYPFSLHARVKGWSLEHIHARSSPEDANKEQQQEWINGCIKLLERTKAGASDMGEEIGRLISRFEKLASGYPAAGDLPEELKKEMNDLSSRIGEFIPSGIEEDLDRVWNLALLGRSENSSLSNNFFHQKREKILGFEGDPERFIPPATVRVFLKAWSDDPGDLMLWADNDRKGYKTSLEAVFENP; from the coding sequence GTGAGGTGGCGCTTTCTCGTCCCTTTTTATCAGCGCGGATACCGCTGGCGGGAGCCGCAGGTGAAACAGCTTTTGGAAGATATCCACGAAGCCACCTCCAAGGATGCGAATGTCTTCTATTGCATTCAGCCGATCGTCGTTGCCCACCGCGATGGGGATTCCTGGGAACTCATCGATGGCCAGCAACGGCTCACGACCATCAATCTCATCCTGGCTGCTTATGGGGAGACGCCTCTTGAGATCCGCTATGAACGGTATGGTGTTGGCGGAGGGCCTGAAAGCTTTGACCTGCCGTTCGGGATGGAACCGATACCAGACTGGCATACCTTCGTGGAGCTTCACCCAGCGAAGAACACGGTGGACTATTTCCACCTTCATGAGGCTTGGAAAACCATCGGAGCATGGAAACAACAGCATGGGGGACGGGAATGGGTGGCCGCCGTTCTGAAGCGAACCAACGTGATCTGGTACCAGGTGGCCGGAGGGCATGCCATTTCCGAATTCATCCGCTTCAACAGCGGGAAAATCTCCCTGACGCCCTGTGAACTGCTCAAGGCTCTTTTCCTGTCCGTCGGCGGAGGCCCGGAGCGCGGGCGCAGTGAGGAGGAGATTTCCGGAGAGTGGGATCAGATGGAAGCGGCGCTGCACGACGAGGATTTCTGGCATTTCCTCAAACCCGGAGAACTGGCCTTACAGGCCCCTAACAGGATTGCTGTGGTCTTCGAATTGCTCCGTCCTTCATCGAAAGAGGACGGTCGCGCCGGGGACGCCTACTTCACGAAAGTTTCGAAGCATGTTGATGGTGCCTGCCTCATCGGGGATTGGCTGGAGGTAAGACACTGCTTCCTGACCTTGCAGGAGTGGTTCGCCGATCGGGACACCCGCCATCTCGTGGGTTTTCTTCGTTGGGCGCGTGGACGGGAAACCAGCCTGCGTTCCATGTGGGAAGCAGGGAAATCCGCCACCCGCGGGGGGTTCAGAGATTGGCTGAAGGGACGGATGCGGGAAATCATCCACCGTGGAGGACGGTCGGCCTCCTGGAAGGACGCGATCTACGGTCCTGATTCACATTACATCCAGGACCTGCTTCTCTGGTTCAACATCCGCAATCTGCCGCCAGGCATGAGCTATCCGTTTTCATTGCATGCCCGGGTGAAAGGTTGGAGCTTGGAACACATCCACGCGCGGAGTTCGCCGGAAGATGCGAACAAGGAGCAACAGCAAGAGTGGATCAACGGATGTATCAAACTGCTGGAGCGGACGAAAGCGGGTGCGTCTGACATGGGAGAGGAAATTGGACGACTCATCTCGCGGTTCGAAAAGCTGGCATCCGGTTATCCTGCCGCCGGAGATCTCCCGGAGGAGTTGAAGAAAGAGATGAATGACCTTTCCTCCCGGATCGGTGAATTCATTCCCTCCGGGATCGAGGAGGATCTGGACAGGGTGTGGAACCTCGCCCTTCTCGGTCGCTCTGAAAACAGTTCACTCTCCAACAATTTCTTCCATCAGAAGCGGGAGAAGATCCTGGGATTCGAAGGTGATCCGGAGAGGTTCATCCCTCCGGCCACCGTCCGCGTCTTCCTGAAGGCTTGGTCCGATGATCCGGGGGATCTGATGCTGTGGGCGGACAATGACCGCAAGGGTTACAAGACGTCCCTGGAGGCTGTTTTTGAAAATCCATGA